One window of the Ammospiza nelsoni isolate bAmmNel1 chromosome 2, bAmmNel1.pri, whole genome shotgun sequence genome contains the following:
- the LOC132069634 gene encoding regucalcin, protein MSSVSIECVAGEGCRVGESPVWDDREGALLYVDITGRKVCRWSPVTRQAQAIALDAPVSSVALRQSGGYVITLGTRFAALKWKEELVTTIAQVDKDKANTRFNDGKVDPAGRYFAGTMAEEIRPAVLERRQGSLYTLLPDLSVVKHFGQVDISNGLDWSLDHRIFFYIDSLSYSVDAFDYDLQTGKIGNRRSIYKLEKEESIPDGMCIDTEGKLWVACYDGGRVIRLDPETGKRLQTVKLPIDKTTSCCFGGKDYSEMFVTSASDGMDKEWLSRQPQAGGIFKITGLGVKGVPPYPFAG, encoded by the exons ATGTCATCTGTCAGCATCGAGTGCGTGGCCGGCGAGGGCTGCAGGGTCGGCGAGTCGCCCGTGTGGGACGACAGGGAGGGCGCGCTGCTCTACGTGGACATCACGGGCAGGAAGGTGTGCCGCTGGAGCCCCGTCACCCGGCAAGCACAGGCCATTGCCCTGG ATGCTCCTGTGAGCTCCGTGGCTCTCCGTCAGTCTGGGGGTTATGTCATCACCCTGGGAACCAggtttgctgctttgaaatggAAAGAGGAGCTGGTAACCACCATTGCTCAAGTGGACAAGGACAAGGCAAACACCCGGTTCAATGATGGCAAGGTGGATCCTGCAGGGAGGTATTTTGCAG GTACGATGGCAGAGGAGATCCGTCCTGCCGTGCTGGAGAGGCGCCAGGGCTCTCTGTACACGCTCCTCCCCGACCTCTCCGTGGTGAAGCACTTTGGCCAGGTGGACATTTCCAATGGGCTGGACTGGTCGCTGGATCACAGAATCTTCTTCTACATTGACAGCTTGTCCTACTCCGTGGATGCCTTTGATTATGACCTCCAAACTGGAAAAATTG GCAACCGTAGGAGTATATACAAACTGGAAAAAGAGGAGAGCATTCCTGATGGGATGTGCATTGACACAGAAGGCAAACTCTGGGTGGCTTGTTATGATGGTGGGAGAGTGATTCGCCTTGACCCCGAGACAG gaaaaagaCTCCAGACTGTGAAACTTCCCATAGACAAAACAACTTCCTGCTGTTTTGGAGGAAAGGATTATTCAGAAATGTTTGTGACTTCTGCCAGTGATGGAATGGATAAAGAGTGGCTTTCACGGCAACCGCAGGCTGGTGGGATTTTCAAG ATAACAGGACTGGGGGTGAAAGGAGTTCCACCGTATCCATTTGCAGGTTAA